One genomic segment of Pseudonocardia sp. T1-2H includes these proteins:
- a CDS encoding DUF2127 domain-containing protein gives MITRAGPSWTERLFRIALLVKGIDGAAELIGAVILLVVSGAAVHGIVGEVLARDLLGPPNGTLASHFVAGTGEFVSGDRSFPVLYLALHGVVKLALVVALLRKWLPAYPVAVLVLGAFVVYEVLRAIHTGSLVLPFLAALDVAIIVMVIREYAVLRRERLSPGR, from the coding sequence GTGATCACCAGGGCCGGCCCGTCGTGGACCGAGCGTCTCTTCCGGATCGCCCTGCTCGTCAAGGGCATCGACGGCGCCGCGGAGCTGATCGGCGCCGTCATCCTGCTCGTGGTCTCCGGTGCGGCCGTCCACGGGATCGTCGGCGAGGTCCTGGCCCGGGACCTGCTCGGCCCGCCGAACGGCACCCTGGCCAGCCACTTCGTGGCCGGGACCGGCGAGTTCGTGTCCGGCGACCGCAGCTTCCCGGTGCTCTACCTCGCGCTGCACGGCGTCGTGAAGCTCGCGCTCGTCGTGGCGCTGCTGCGGAAGTGGCTGCCGGCCTACCCGGTCGCGGTGCTCGTGCTCGGGGCCTTCGTCGTCTACGAGGTGCTCCGCGCGATCCACACGGGCTCGCTGGTGCTCCCCTTCCTGGCGGCGCTGGACGTCGCGATCATCGTGATGGTGATCCGGGAGTACGCGGTCCTGCGGCGGGAGCGGCTCAGCCCAGGACGTTGA
- a CDS encoding NAD(P)-binding domain-containing protein, whose amino-acid sequence MRTDVVVIGAGQAGLSAAHGLRRAGLEPGPGFTVLDADAAPGGAWQHRWPTLRVDDAHRIHSLPGMEFAPTDPTRPANQVVPEYFAAYERAFDLRVRRPVRVTTVRDADPELVVETDRGSWTTSALINATGTWSRPFVPAYPGAREFRGRQLHAVDYPGPAEFADRRVVVVGGGATAVQLLLQIAPFARSTLWVTRREPEWHEGPFDAEAGRAAVARVEERVRAGLAPRSVVGVTGLMLTPEYRAGIAAGVLNRHPMFARLTAEGVAWADGTTWAADVVLWATGWRPAVGHLAPLKLRSPQGGITLDGTRAVADPRVHLVGYGPSASTIGANRAGHAAAHEVVRRLREGSFAPAGRWLSSAVASQARVRLRS is encoded by the coding sequence GTGCGTACGGACGTCGTGGTGATCGGGGCCGGGCAGGCCGGGCTGTCGGCCGCCCACGGCCTCCGCCGGGCCGGGCTCGAACCCGGCCCCGGCTTCACCGTCCTGGACGCCGACGCGGCGCCCGGCGGCGCCTGGCAGCACCGCTGGCCGACGCTGCGGGTCGACGACGCGCACCGCATCCACTCCCTCCCCGGGATGGAGTTCGCCCCCACCGACCCCACGCGGCCCGCCAACCAGGTCGTCCCCGAGTACTTCGCGGCCTACGAGCGGGCGTTCGACCTGCGGGTGCGCCGGCCCGTCCGGGTCACCACCGTCCGGGACGCCGATCCCGAGCTCGTCGTCGAGACGGACCGGGGCTCCTGGACGACGAGCGCGCTGATCAACGCCACCGGCACCTGGAGCCGCCCGTTCGTCCCCGCCTACCCGGGCGCCCGCGAGTTCCGGGGGCGGCAGCTGCACGCCGTCGACTACCCGGGCCCGGCGGAGTTCGCGGACCGGCGCGTCGTGGTCGTGGGCGGCGGGGCGACCGCGGTCCAGCTGCTGCTGCAGATCGCGCCGTTCGCGAGGTCGACGCTGTGGGTCACCCGCCGGGAGCCGGAATGGCACGAGGGCCCGTTCGACGCCGAGGCGGGGCGGGCCGCGGTCGCACGCGTCGAGGAGCGGGTCCGGGCCGGGTTGGCGCCGCGGAGCGTCGTCGGCGTGACGGGTCTGATGCTGACACCGGAGTACCGCGCCGGGATCGCCGCCGGCGTGCTGAACCGGCATCCGATGTTCGCCCGGCTCACCGCGGAGGGTGTGGCCTGGGCGGACGGCACGACGTGGGCGGCGGACGTCGTGCTCTGGGCGACGGGCTGGCGTCCCGCGGTCGGGCACCTGGCGCCGCTGAAGCTCCGCAGCCCGCAGGGCGGGATCACCCTCGACGGCACCCGCGCCGTCGCCGATCCGCGGGTGCACCTGGTCGGGTACGGGCCGTCGGCGAGCACCATCGGTGCGAACCGGGCCGGGCACGCGGCGGCGCACGAGGTGGTCAGGCGGCTCCGCGAGGGGTCGTTCGCCCCGGCCGGCCGGTGGCTCTCCTCCGCGGTTGCGTCGCAGGCGCGTGTCAGACTCCGTTCCTGA
- a CDS encoding threonine/serine dehydratase has protein sequence MAGSLVSLTDITLAAERIAPHVVRTPTVPSPGLSALLGVPVTAKLELLQRTGSFKARGATAKLLALTEDERAAGVVAVSGGNHGIALAVMAGALGVAATVVMPESAPAGSVRIARDAGADVRLTPDMAGAFALTAELQAGGLTLVHPFDDPTVIAGQGTVGLELATDAGDLTDVLVSIGGGGLISGVAAALHASRPDVRIWGVETEGAQAMSAALAAGGPVPVDLTSIVTTLSAPSVSPLTYDHVSALVTDVLVVPDAEAVQGTLDLADHAKVWAEPAAGCLVPAARRVVEKVGDDTRLGLVVCGGNASTGDVTAWASRFDLL, from the coding sequence GTGGCCGGATCCCTCGTCTCCCTCACCGACATCACCCTCGCCGCCGAGCGGATCGCACCGCACGTCGTCCGGACCCCGACCGTGCCGAGCCCCGGGCTGAGCGCGCTCCTCGGTGTTCCGGTGACGGCGAAGCTGGAGCTGTTGCAGCGCACGGGCTCGTTCAAGGCCCGGGGTGCCACGGCCAAGCTGCTCGCGCTCACGGAGGACGAGCGCGCGGCCGGGGTGGTCGCGGTCAGCGGCGGGAACCACGGGATCGCGCTGGCGGTGATGGCCGGTGCACTGGGCGTCGCCGCGACGGTCGTGATGCCCGAGTCCGCGCCCGCGGGCTCGGTCCGGATCGCCCGCGACGCCGGCGCGGACGTCCGGCTCACCCCGGACATGGCCGGCGCGTTCGCCCTGACCGCCGAGCTGCAGGCCGGCGGGCTCACGCTCGTGCACCCGTTCGACGACCCGACGGTGATCGCCGGGCAGGGCACGGTCGGCCTCGAGCTCGCCACCGACGCCGGTGACCTGACCGACGTCCTGGTCAGCATCGGGGGCGGCGGCCTGATCTCCGGGGTCGCCGCGGCGCTGCACGCGAGCCGTCCGGACGTCCGGATCTGGGGCGTCGAGACCGAGGGTGCCCAGGCGATGTCCGCGGCGCTCGCCGCCGGCGGGCCCGTGCCCGTCGACCTCACCTCGATCGTGACGACGCTGAGCGCGCCGAGCGTCTCCCCGCTCACCTACGACCACGTGTCCGCGCTGGTCACGGACGTTCTCGTGGTGCCGGACGCGGAGGCCGTGCAGGGCACGCTCGACCTCGCGGACCACGCCAAGGTCTGGGCCGAACCGGCCGCCGGCTGCCTGGTCCCGGCCGCGCGCCGGGTCGTGGAGAAGGTCGGCGACGACACACGGCTCGGCCTCGTCGTCTGCGGCGGCAACGCCTCGACGGGCGACGTCACGGCCTGGGCGTCCCGGTTCGATCTGCTCTAG
- a CDS encoding putative quinol monooxygenase — MSPVILVATITPKPGHEQEVLEALKATIPLVHKEPGCEKYALHEGLGDSTDLVMIERWESPEALKEHSSATAFTELGKLLKGKLAGPLNVVRLSAVPAGTAEQGAV; from the coding sequence ATGAGCCCCGTCATCCTCGTCGCGACCATCACCCCCAAGCCCGGCCACGAGCAGGAGGTGCTCGAGGCGCTGAAGGCCACGATCCCCCTGGTCCACAAGGAGCCGGGCTGCGAGAAGTACGCACTGCACGAGGGCCTCGGGGACTCGACGGACCTCGTCATGATCGAGCGCTGGGAGTCCCCCGAGGCGCTAAAGGAGCACAGCTCCGCCACGGCGTTCACCGAGCTCGGGAAGCTGCTCAAGGGCAAGCTCGCGGGCCCGCTGAACGTCGTCCGGCTGTCCGCGGTCCCGGCGGGCACGGCCGAACAGGGCGCCGTCTGA
- a CDS encoding glycerol-3-phosphate dehydrogenase/oxidase, producing MRSVALSPEARSRALADLASGELDVLVVGGGVVGAGSALDAATRGLRVGLVEARDFAAGTSSRSSKLIHGGLRYLEMLDFRLVAEALQERGLLIQTLAPHLVRPVPFVYPLKHRGWERFYAGAGVALYDALGLLSGRSRGVPHHRHLTRRGARRVVPSLRKDALVGALEYYDAQVDDARHTMMVARTAASYGAHVASRARVVGLMKESGRVVGAEVQDLETGERIEVRAKQVINATGVWTDETQSLAGERGQFHVRASKGIHLVVPRDRIRSEAGLILRTEKSVLFVIPWGRHWIIGTTDTDWDLDRAHPAASAADIDYLLQQVNTVLEQPLTHEDVEGVYAGLRPLLAGESDSTSKLSREHAVATPVPGLVVVAGGKYTTYRVMAKDAVDAAVHGLDARVPASVTENIPLLGAEGWEALKNSVNVLADRYGVHPAWIKHLLGRYGSLIDEVLEPLKDDPSLGEPLKGAPDYLRAEILYAATHEGARHLDDILTRRTRTSIETFDRGLGAAEEVAALVAPVLGWSSEQQAKEVEHYQGRVAAERESQRMPDDATADSARMGAPDVVPVQ from the coding sequence ATGAGATCCGTCGCGCTCTCCCCGGAGGCCCGCTCGCGGGCCCTGGCGGATCTGGCCTCCGGTGAGCTCGACGTCCTCGTCGTCGGCGGCGGTGTCGTGGGTGCGGGAAGCGCCCTCGACGCCGCCACCCGCGGCCTGCGCGTCGGGCTGGTGGAGGCCAGGGACTTCGCGGCCGGCACCTCCAGCCGCTCGAGCAAGCTCATCCACGGTGGCCTGCGCTACCTCGAGATGCTCGACTTCCGGCTCGTCGCCGAGGCCCTGCAGGAACGCGGACTGCTCATCCAGACCCTCGCGCCGCACCTCGTCCGGCCCGTCCCGTTCGTCTACCCGCTCAAGCACCGCGGATGGGAGCGGTTCTACGCCGGCGCGGGCGTCGCGCTCTACGACGCCCTCGGCCTGCTCTCGGGCCGCTCCCGCGGGGTGCCGCACCACCGGCACCTGACCCGGCGCGGCGCCCGCCGCGTCGTCCCGTCGCTGCGCAAGGACGCCCTGGTGGGTGCCCTGGAGTACTACGACGCGCAGGTCGACGACGCCCGACACACGATGATGGTGGCCCGCACGGCCGCGTCGTACGGGGCGCACGTCGCTTCCCGCGCCCGCGTCGTCGGGCTGATGAAGGAGAGCGGCCGCGTGGTCGGTGCCGAGGTCCAGGACCTCGAGACCGGCGAGCGCATCGAGGTCCGCGCCAAGCAGGTCATCAACGCCACCGGGGTCTGGACCGACGAGACCCAGAGCCTGGCCGGCGAGCGCGGGCAGTTCCACGTCCGCGCGTCGAAGGGCATCCACCTGGTGGTGCCGCGGGACCGGATCCGCTCGGAGGCCGGGCTGATCCTGCGCACCGAGAAGTCCGTGCTGTTCGTCATCCCGTGGGGCCGGCACTGGATCATCGGCACCACGGACACGGACTGGGACCTGGACCGGGCCCATCCCGCCGCCAGCGCCGCGGACATCGACTACCTGCTCCAGCAGGTCAACACCGTACTCGAGCAGCCGCTGACCCACGAGGACGTCGAGGGCGTCTACGCGGGCCTGCGGCCGCTGCTGGCCGGGGAGTCGGACTCGACGTCCAAGCTCTCCCGCGAGCACGCGGTGGCCACCCCGGTGCCGGGGCTGGTCGTCGTGGCGGGCGGGAAGTACACGACGTACCGGGTCATGGCGAAGGACGCCGTGGACGCGGCCGTGCACGGCCTGGACGCGCGCGTCCCGGCCTCGGTCACCGAGAACATCCCGCTGCTCGGCGCGGAGGGCTGGGAGGCGTTGAAGAACTCCGTCAACGTCCTCGCGGACCGGTACGGCGTGCACCCGGCCTGGATCAAGCACCTGCTCGGCCGCTACGGATCGCTGATCGACGAGGTCCTCGAGCCCCTGAAGGACGACCCGTCGCTGGGCGAGCCGCTCAAGGGCGCACCGGACTACCTGCGCGCGGAGATCCTCTACGCCGCGACGCACGAGGGTGCCCGGCACCTCGACGACATCCTCACCCGCCGCACCCGCACCTCGATCGAGACCTTCGACCGGGGGCTGGGTGCGGCCGAGGAGGTCGCCGCGCTGGTCGCGCCGGTGCTCGGCTGGAGCTCCGAGCAGCAGGCCAAGGAGGTCGAGCACTACCAGGGCCGGGTCGCCGCGGAGCGGGAGAGCCAGCGGATGCCGGACGACGCCACCGCGGACTCCGCCCGGATGGGGGCGCCGGACGTGGTGCCGGTCCAGTAG
- a CDS encoding MIP/aquaporin family protein yields the protein MRNSYLGELSAEFAGTMILILFGTGVVAQVITSLPDSPLGNHDSIAWAWGIGVTLGVYTAGRISGAHLNPAVTIALAAYQGFPWKKVAPYILAQTLGAFVAALIVRVTYADLINRTDPGHTYKTQIVFSTLPGNGEPGVSLPTAFLDQVVGTAILVFVIFALVNAWNNPPQANLAPVVIGLLVVAIGMAWGANAGYAINPARDFGPRLASFITGYSTAFLDQNGNQYWWLPIVAPIVGGLVGGAFFKVLIERYLPTAEDAPQPVGREVTREA from the coding sequence ATGCGGAACTCCTATCTCGGGGAGCTGAGTGCCGAGTTCGCGGGCACGATGATCCTGATCCTGTTCGGCACCGGCGTGGTGGCGCAGGTCATCACGTCGTTACCGGACAGCCCGCTCGGCAACCACGACTCCATCGCGTGGGCGTGGGGCATCGGCGTCACGCTCGGCGTGTATACCGCAGGCCGGATCTCCGGTGCCCACCTCAACCCCGCCGTCACGATCGCGCTCGCCGCATACCAGGGCTTCCCCTGGAAGAAGGTCGCACCGTACATCCTGGCCCAGACCCTCGGCGCGTTCGTCGCGGCGCTGATCGTGCGGGTGACCTACGCGGACCTGATCAACAGGACGGACCCGGGCCACACCTACAAGACCCAGATCGTCTTCTCGACCCTGCCGGGCAACGGCGAGCCCGGGGTGAGCCTCCCGACGGCGTTCCTCGACCAGGTCGTCGGTACCGCCATCCTGGTCTTCGTGATCTTTGCCCTGGTCAACGCCTGGAACAACCCGCCGCAGGCCAACCTGGCCCCGGTGGTCATCGGCCTGCTGGTCGTCGCCATCGGGATGGCGTGGGGCGCCAACGCCGGCTACGCGATCAACCCGGCCCGCGACTTCGGGCCGCGCCTGGCCTCGTTCATCACCGGCTACTCGACGGCGTTCCTGGACCAGAACGGCAACCAGTACTGGTGGTTGCCGATCGTCGCCCCGATCGTCGGCGGACTCGTCGGCGGCGCGTTCTTCAAGGTCCTGATCGAGCGCTACCTGCCGACCGCCGAGGACGCTCCGCAGCCCGTCGGGCGCGAGGTCACCCGCGAGGCCTGA
- a CDS encoding IclR family transcriptional regulator, translating into MPGAIQSIERAAAVLRLLGGAGRPLALAELAAALDLPRPTVHGIVRTLREEGLVEQDSSTSLYSPGPGLRRLGDGWDRHDLRSRAMNWADALAGSSGCAVYLGVPAGRAVSLVHHVFRPDGSPQRLRTNTEQPLHATAWGKCLLAFAPVATPALRDLELHRYTRRTTTTVTALETQLAGARRRGCATDVGEFEAGVGGAAVPLRTGGGLAVAALGIAGPVEELFGAGGEPRPRLVEQLTAAGREISAFLGAAR; encoded by the coding sequence GTGCCGGGCGCCATCCAGTCCATCGAGCGGGCCGCCGCGGTCCTGCGCCTGCTGGGCGGCGCGGGGCGTCCGCTGGCGCTCGCGGAGCTCGCCGCGGCCCTGGACCTGCCGCGGCCGACCGTCCACGGGATCGTGCGGACGTTGCGCGAGGAGGGGCTCGTCGAGCAGGACTCGTCGACGTCGCTGTACTCGCCGGGGCCGGGGCTGCGGCGCCTCGGTGACGGCTGGGACCGGCACGACCTGCGCTCCCGCGCGATGAACTGGGCCGACGCGCTCGCCGGCAGCTCCGGCTGTGCCGTCTACCTGGGCGTTCCCGCCGGCCGGGCGGTGAGCCTGGTGCACCACGTGTTCCGGCCGGACGGCTCCCCGCAGCGCCTGCGCACGAACACCGAACAGCCCCTGCACGCGACGGCCTGGGGCAAATGCCTGCTCGCGTTCGCCCCGGTCGCGACGCCCGCGCTGCGGGACCTGGAGCTCCATCGCTACACCCGCCGGACGACGACGACCGTGACGGCGCTGGAGACGCAGCTCGCCGGGGCCCGGCGGCGGGGCTGCGCCACGGACGTCGGCGAGTTCGAGGCCGGGGTCGGCGGCGCCGCGGTGCCGTTGCGGACCGGTGGGGGACTGGCCGTCGCGGCGCTCGGGATCGCCGGGCCCGTCGAGGAGCTGTTCGGGGCGGGCGGGGAGCCGCGACCGCGGCTCGTCGAGCAGCTGACGGCGGCGGGCCGCGAGATCTCCGCGTTCCTGGGGGCGGCGAGATGA
- the glpK gene encoding glycerol kinase GlpK has product MSTERVVAAIDQGTTSTRCLLFTRSGRMLAVAQREHRQHYPRPGWVEHDAEEIWRNVARVVPAALKRAGLGPENIVALGIANQRETTVVWNRHTGVPLAHAITWQDTRTDEIVSGLAETGDLWSGTSGFGPATYFAGPRLQWLLDHVPGAREGADAGDVLFGTIESWLIWRLTGGPDGGRHVTDVTNASRTMLMDLRTLEWSQRLLTALRVPERMLPEIRPNAEVYGVCSEVLPGVPVAGALGDQQAALVGQTCFAPGEVKCTYGTGAFLLKNTGSRIPGSAQGLIPTVGYLFGERPVYALEGSIAVTGSLVQWFRDSLGMIGTAPQIETLAMTVPDNGGCYVVPAFSGLFAPHWQAEARGVIVGLTSFITRGHLARAVLEATAWQTREVVDAMNAESGLPVSRLKVDGGMTADHLLMQFVADVLDVPVERPLGSEAVSLGAAYAAGLAVGHWSDVEVLRANWHRAAAWEPSMDASVRDRERANWARAVDRSYGWVQSTG; this is encoded by the coding sequence GTGAGCACCGAGCGGGTCGTGGCCGCGATCGACCAGGGCACCACGTCCACCCGGTGCCTGCTCTTCACCCGCTCCGGCCGCATGCTCGCCGTCGCCCAGCGCGAGCACCGGCAGCACTACCCGCGGCCCGGGTGGGTGGAGCACGACGCCGAGGAGATCTGGCGGAACGTCGCCAGGGTCGTCCCCGCGGCGTTGAAGCGCGCGGGCCTCGGGCCGGAGAACATCGTCGCGCTGGGGATCGCCAACCAGCGCGAGACGACGGTCGTCTGGAACCGGCACACCGGGGTCCCGCTCGCGCACGCGATCACCTGGCAGGACACCCGCACGGACGAGATCGTCAGCGGGCTCGCCGAGACCGGCGACCTCTGGTCCGGGACCAGCGGTTTCGGCCCCGCGACGTACTTCGCGGGGCCCCGGCTGCAATGGCTGCTGGACCACGTCCCGGGTGCGCGCGAGGGAGCCGACGCCGGCGACGTGCTGTTCGGGACGATCGAGAGCTGGCTGATCTGGCGGCTGACCGGCGGCCCGGACGGGGGCCGGCACGTCACCGACGTGACCAACGCCAGCCGCACCATGCTGATGGATCTCCGCACGCTGGAGTGGTCGCAGCGGCTGCTCACGGCGCTGCGCGTGCCGGAGCGGATGCTCCCGGAGATCCGGCCGAACGCCGAGGTCTACGGCGTCTGCTCGGAGGTGCTGCCGGGCGTTCCGGTGGCGGGTGCGCTGGGGGACCAGCAGGCCGCGCTCGTCGGGCAGACGTGCTTCGCGCCCGGCGAGGTCAAGTGCACCTACGGCACCGGCGCGTTCCTGCTCAAGAACACCGGATCGCGGATCCCGGGCTCCGCGCAGGGGCTGATCCCGACCGTCGGGTACCTGTTCGGGGAGCGGCCCGTCTACGCGCTCGAGGGCTCCATCGCCGTCACCGGGTCACTGGTGCAGTGGTTCCGGGACTCCCTCGGCATGATCGGCACGGCCCCGCAGATCGAGACGCTCGCGATGACGGTGCCGGACAACGGGGGCTGCTACGTCGTCCCCGCCTTCTCGGGCCTCTTCGCGCCGCACTGGCAGGCCGAGGCCCGGGGCGTGATCGTCGGGCTGACGTCGTTCATCACCCGCGGGCATCTCGCCCGCGCCGTGCTGGAGGCGACCGCCTGGCAGACCCGCGAGGTCGTCGACGCCATGAACGCCGAGTCGGGGCTGCCGGTGAGCAGGCTGAAGGTCGACGGGGGGATGACGGCCGACCACCTGCTGATGCAGTTCGTCGCGGACGTGCTGGACGTCCCGGTGGAGCGCCCGCTCGGGTCGGAGGCGGTCTCCCTCGGCGCGGCGTACGCGGCGGGACTCGCGGTCGGGCACTGGTCGGACGTCGAGGTCCTGCGGGCGAACTGGCACCGCGCGGCCGCCTGGGAGCCGTCGATGGACGCGTCCGTCCGGGACCGGGAGCGGGCGAACTGGGCCCGCGCGGTCGACCGGAGCTACGGCTGGGTGCAGTCCACCGGCTGA
- a CDS encoding mycofactocin-coupled SDR family oxidoreductase, producing MGRVEGKVALVTGAARGQGRSHALRLAQEGADIIALDLCADVETVPYAEATEADLAETAKQIEDLDRRVLTRVADVRDLAALEAAVADGMSEFGRLDVVVANAGIASFAPAWEIDEQTWQTMIDVNLTGVWKTAKATIPTLLEQGSGGSIVLTSSIAGLVAFGNLAHYTAAKHGVTGLMRTLAVELAPHRIRVNSVHPTTVDTDMVNNAPMYSLFLGGQEGATRADAEAGFTAINGFPIPWVDPVDISNAVLYLASEEARYVTGTTHVIDAGALAPFKAPHL from the coding sequence ATGGGACGGGTCGAGGGCAAGGTCGCGCTGGTCACGGGGGCGGCGCGCGGGCAGGGCCGGAGCCACGCGTTGCGTCTGGCGCAGGAGGGGGCGGACATCATCGCCCTCGACCTCTGCGCGGACGTGGAGACGGTTCCGTACGCGGAGGCGACCGAGGCGGACCTGGCCGAGACGGCCAAGCAGATCGAGGATCTCGACCGGCGGGTCCTGACCCGGGTCGCGGACGTCCGGGACCTCGCGGCGCTCGAGGCGGCCGTCGCGGACGGGATGTCCGAGTTCGGGCGCCTGGACGTCGTCGTCGCCAACGCCGGCATCGCGTCGTTCGCGCCGGCCTGGGAGATCGACGAGCAGACCTGGCAGACGATGATCGACGTCAACCTGACCGGGGTGTGGAAGACCGCGAAGGCGACGATCCCGACCCTGCTGGAGCAGGGCAGCGGGGGCTCGATCGTGCTCACCAGCTCCATCGCGGGGCTCGTGGCGTTCGGCAACCTCGCGCACTACACGGCGGCGAAGCACGGCGTGACCGGGCTGATGAGGACGCTCGCCGTGGAGCTGGCGCCCCACCGGATCCGGGTCAACTCCGTGCACCCCACGACCGTCGACACGGACATGGTGAACAACGCGCCGATGTACTCGCTCTTCCTCGGTGGGCAGGAGGGCGCCACCCGGGCCGACGCCGAGGCGGGCTTCACCGCGATCAACGGGTTCCCGATCCCGTGGGTCGATCCGGTCGACATCAGCAACGCCGTGCTCTACCTGGCGTCGGAGGAGGCCCGCTACGTGACCGGCACGACGCACGTGATCGACGCCGGCGCGCTCGCGCCGTTCAAGGCGCCCCACCTGTAG
- a CDS encoding flavin-containing monooxygenase — MTDKSVDVVVVGAGFSGLYQLYRLREMGLTTRVFEAGSGVGGTWYWNRYPGARCDVESLNYSFSFSPELEQEWTWSEKYSPQPEILAYAEHVAERFDLKKDITFDTRVESAVYDGDTHTWTVTTDGGEVVTTRFFVMATGCLSVSKAPEIPGAETFPGPIYHTGHWPHEGVDFTGKRIAVIGTGSSGIQSIPIMAAQAAEATIFQRTPNFSMPAGNRPLTEEEVRTRKENYLEYREAAKWSGFGVPMPAPTRSALEVPEEERNQTYQAGWDQGNLVAILTSYVDTLAVKEANDTAAEFVRAKIRDVVKDPELAEALSPRSFPFGTKRPCLDTGYYETFNDDHVHLVDIRKTPLVEITAKGVRTSEQEYEVDAIVFATGFDAMTGALTRVDIRGRNGVSLREKWGEGPRSYLGLTVAGFPNMFTITGPSSPSVLTNMMVAIEQHVDWVADCIGWLRDNDVAELEATDRAEDEWVRHVEEVGNTTLYPTADSWYMGSNVPGKPRVFMAYIGGMGAYREKCDEIAAKGYAGFALTPEPESVPA, encoded by the coding sequence ATGACGGACAAGTCTGTCGACGTCGTCGTCGTGGGGGCCGGGTTCTCCGGCCTCTACCAGCTCTACCGGCTCCGGGAGATGGGCCTGACCACGCGCGTCTTCGAGGCCGGTTCCGGGGTCGGCGGGACCTGGTACTGGAACCGGTACCCGGGCGCCCGCTGCGACGTCGAGAGCCTCAACTACTCCTTCTCGTTCTCCCCGGAGCTCGAGCAGGAGTGGACCTGGTCCGAGAAGTACTCGCCCCAGCCGGAGATCCTCGCCTACGCCGAGCACGTCGCCGAACGGTTCGACCTGAAGAAGGACATCACGTTCGACACCCGGGTCGAGAGCGCGGTCTACGACGGGGACACGCACACCTGGACGGTCACGACGGACGGCGGCGAGGTCGTCACCACGCGGTTCTTCGTGATGGCGACGGGCTGCCTCTCCGTCTCCAAGGCCCCGGAGATCCCCGGCGCCGAGACCTTCCCCGGGCCGATCTACCACACCGGGCACTGGCCGCACGAGGGCGTGGACTTCACCGGGAAGCGGATCGCGGTGATCGGTACCGGCTCGTCGGGCATCCAGTCCATCCCGATCATGGCCGCGCAGGCCGCCGAGGCGACGATCTTCCAGCGCACGCCAAACTTCTCGATGCCGGCCGGCAACCGGCCGCTCACCGAGGAGGAGGTGCGCACGCGCAAGGAGAACTACCTCGAGTACCGCGAGGCCGCCAAGTGGTCCGGCTTCGGCGTCCCCATGCCCGCGCCGACCCGCTCCGCGCTCGAGGTGCCGGAGGAGGAACGCAACCAGACCTACCAGGCCGGCTGGGACCAGGGGAACCTCGTCGCGATCCTGACCTCCTACGTCGACACCCTCGCCGTCAAGGAGGCCAACGACACCGCCGCGGAGTTCGTCCGGGCGAAGATCCGTGACGTGGTGAAGGACCCGGAGCTGGCCGAGGCCCTGTCCCCGCGCAGCTTCCCGTTCGGGACGAAGCGCCCCTGCCTGGACACCGGCTACTACGAGACGTTCAACGACGACCACGTGCACCTCGTGGACATCCGTAAGACCCCGCTGGTGGAGATCACCGCCAAGGGCGTGCGGACGTCGGAGCAGGAGTACGAGGTCGACGCGATCGTCTTCGCCACCGGTTTCGACGCGATGACCGGCGCGCTCACCCGGGTGGACATCCGCGGCAGGAACGGGGTGTCGCTGCGGGAGAAGTGGGGCGAGGGCCCGCGCTCCTACCTGGGGTTGACCGTCGCCGGCTTCCCGAACATGTTCACGATCACCGGGCCGTCGAGCCCGTCGGTGCTGACGAACATGATGGTGGCGATCGAGCAGCACGTGGACTGGGTCGCGGACTGCATCGGCTGGCTCCGGGACAACGACGTCGCCGAGCTGGAGGCCACGGACCGGGCCGAGGACGAGTGGGTGCGCCACGTCGAGGAGGTCGGGAACACGACGCTCTACCCGACCGCGGACTCCTGGTACATGGGCTCCAACGTCCCCGGCAAACCGCGCGTGTTCATGGCCTACATCGGTGGCATGGGCGCCTACCGGGAGAAGTGCGACGAGATCGCGGCCAAGGGCTACGCCGGCTTCGCCCTCACCCCCGAACCGGAGTCCGTCCCCGCCTAG